A single window of Ischnura elegans chromosome 8, ioIscEleg1.1, whole genome shotgun sequence DNA harbors:
- the LOC124164202 gene encoding putative nuclease HARBI1 isoform X1, translated as MRMWYFLRIISEIFSTLYVFDNQNFSLMDPVGALRHLRRWRRERRLRLLRDVRTNLRHLRDTSDPFQTSEEHFRKLYRLTQDMARVLIEELRPVLAAGQRVTHIPLEIKVLCALHFYAQGSYQRSTGSDRNVSLSQPSVSRAIKEITEWLNSPQILGKWIIFPLRPNERAEAILRNYQNAGMPGVLGYVDGTHIAIKAPREEEHLYVNRKLFHSINVQIVSNSDLKIYNILARYPGSSHDSFVWANSAIRQKLAEFWATGERCWLLGDSGYPHEPWLHTPILDAAEGTPEARFTRLHVKARSAVERCIGLLKGRFRCLLQARKMEYDPSKVCQFVNACSVLHNMCMLGGVPYGDDEFHMEDEIDRPPPVEQGGRALLLEARAVRGDIIRRLQY; from the exons ATGAGAATGTGGTACTTTCTGAGAAttataagtgaaattttttcaacattgtACGTTTTTGACAACCAAAACTTTAGCCTGATGGACCCTGTGGGCGCTTTGCGGCATCTCCGCAGATGGAGGAGAGAAAGGCGCCTTAGGCTTCTGAGGGATGTCCGCACCAACCTTAGGCACCTGCGGGATACCTCTGACCCTTTTCAAACAAGCGAGGAACATTTTCGCAAATTATACCGCCTAACTCAGGACATGGCAAGAGTCCTCATCGAAGAATTGCGACCAGTCCTTGCTGCTGGTCAACGTGTGACCCATATCCCATTGGAAATCAAG GTCCTATGTGCCCTACATTTTTATGCGCAAGGCAGCTACCAGCGTTCCACTGGAAGTGATAGGAATGTATCCCTGAGCCAGCCAAGCGTGAGCAGGGCAATTAAAGAAATCACAGAGTGGCTCAATTCCCCACAAATTCTGGGGAAATGGATTATTTTCCCACTGAGACCAAATGAGAGAGCAGAGGCAATCCTAAG GAACTACCAAAATGCAGGGATGCCTGGTGTTTTGGGGTATGTTGATGGCACCCATATAGCCATAAAAGCTCCAAGGGAGGAAGAGCACTTATATGTGAACAGAAAGCTATTCCATTCAATTAATGTGCAAATA GTTAGCAACTCAgatctcaaaatttataatattttggcgAGATACCCGGGTAGCAGCCATGACTCTTTTGTGTGGGCTAATTCCGCCATTCGCCAGAAGCTGGCAGAATTTTGGGCTACGGGTGAGAGATGTTGGTTGCTAG GTGATTCTGGTTATCCACATGAGCCATGGCTCCATACCCCAATTTTGGATGCAGCAGAGGGCACACCCGAGGCACGTTTCACTCGCCTTCATGTGAAGGCACGTTCAGCAGTGGAACGATGCATTGGATTGTTGAAGGGAAGGTTTAGATGCCTTCTCCAAGCCAGGAAAATGGAGTATGACCCTAGCAAAGTATGCCAATTTGTCAATGCCTGCAGCGTCCTGCACAACATGTGTATGCTGGGTGGAGTTCCATATGGAGATGATGAATTCCATATGGAGGATGAAATTGATAGACCACCGCCAGTGGAACAAGGGGGTAGGGCCCTGCTTCTAGAAGCAAGAGCGGTGAGGGGAGACATTATCAGACGCCTTCAATATTAG
- the LOC124164202 gene encoding putative nuclease HARBI1 isoform X2, producing MDPVGALRHLRRWRRERRLRLLRDVRTNLRHLRDTSDPFQTSEEHFRKLYRLTQDMARVLIEELRPVLAAGQRVTHIPLEIKVLCALHFYAQGSYQRSTGSDRNVSLSQPSVSRAIKEITEWLNSPQILGKWIIFPLRPNERAEAILRNYQNAGMPGVLGYVDGTHIAIKAPREEEHLYVNRKLFHSINVQIVSNSDLKIYNILARYPGSSHDSFVWANSAIRQKLAEFWATGERCWLLGDSGYPHEPWLHTPILDAAEGTPEARFTRLHVKARSAVERCIGLLKGRFRCLLQARKMEYDPSKVCQFVNACSVLHNMCMLGGVPYGDDEFHMEDEIDRPPPVEQGGRALLLEARAVRGDIIRRLQY from the exons ATGGACCCTGTGGGCGCTTTGCGGCATCTCCGCAGATGGAGGAGAGAAAGGCGCCTTAGGCTTCTGAGGGATGTCCGCACCAACCTTAGGCACCTGCGGGATACCTCTGACCCTTTTCAAACAAGCGAGGAACATTTTCGCAAATTATACCGCCTAACTCAGGACATGGCAAGAGTCCTCATCGAAGAATTGCGACCAGTCCTTGCTGCTGGTCAACGTGTGACCCATATCCCATTGGAAATCAAG GTCCTATGTGCCCTACATTTTTATGCGCAAGGCAGCTACCAGCGTTCCACTGGAAGTGATAGGAATGTATCCCTGAGCCAGCCAAGCGTGAGCAGGGCAATTAAAGAAATCACAGAGTGGCTCAATTCCCCACAAATTCTGGGGAAATGGATTATTTTCCCACTGAGACCAAATGAGAGAGCAGAGGCAATCCTAAG GAACTACCAAAATGCAGGGATGCCTGGTGTTTTGGGGTATGTTGATGGCACCCATATAGCCATAAAAGCTCCAAGGGAGGAAGAGCACTTATATGTGAACAGAAAGCTATTCCATTCAATTAATGTGCAAATA GTTAGCAACTCAgatctcaaaatttataatattttggcgAGATACCCGGGTAGCAGCCATGACTCTTTTGTGTGGGCTAATTCCGCCATTCGCCAGAAGCTGGCAGAATTTTGGGCTACGGGTGAGAGATGTTGGTTGCTAG GTGATTCTGGTTATCCACATGAGCCATGGCTCCATACCCCAATTTTGGATGCAGCAGAGGGCACACCCGAGGCACGTTTCACTCGCCTTCATGTGAAGGCACGTTCAGCAGTGGAACGATGCATTGGATTGTTGAAGGGAAGGTTTAGATGCCTTCTCCAAGCCAGGAAAATGGAGTATGACCCTAGCAAAGTATGCCAATTTGTCAATGCCTGCAGCGTCCTGCACAACATGTGTATGCTGGGTGGAGTTCCATATGGAGATGATGAATTCCATATGGAGGATGAAATTGATAGACCACCGCCAGTGGAACAAGGGGGTAGGGCCCTGCTTCTAGAAGCAAGAGCGGTGAGGGGAGACATTATCAGACGCCTTCAATATTAG
- the LOC124164202 gene encoding putative nuclease HARBI1 isoform X3 produces the protein MARVLIEELRPVLAAGQRVTHIPLEIKVLCALHFYAQGSYQRSTGSDRNVSLSQPSVSRAIKEITEWLNSPQILGKWIIFPLRPNERAEAILRNYQNAGMPGVLGYVDGTHIAIKAPREEEHLYVNRKLFHSINVQIVSNSDLKIYNILARYPGSSHDSFVWANSAIRQKLAEFWATGERCWLLGDSGYPHEPWLHTPILDAAEGTPEARFTRLHVKARSAVERCIGLLKGRFRCLLQARKMEYDPSKVCQFVNACSVLHNMCMLGGVPYGDDEFHMEDEIDRPPPVEQGGRALLLEARAVRGDIIRRLQY, from the exons ATGGCAAGAGTCCTCATCGAAGAATTGCGACCAGTCCTTGCTGCTGGTCAACGTGTGACCCATATCCCATTGGAAATCAAG GTCCTATGTGCCCTACATTTTTATGCGCAAGGCAGCTACCAGCGTTCCACTGGAAGTGATAGGAATGTATCCCTGAGCCAGCCAAGCGTGAGCAGGGCAATTAAAGAAATCACAGAGTGGCTCAATTCCCCACAAATTCTGGGGAAATGGATTATTTTCCCACTGAGACCAAATGAGAGAGCAGAGGCAATCCTAAG GAACTACCAAAATGCAGGGATGCCTGGTGTTTTGGGGTATGTTGATGGCACCCATATAGCCATAAAAGCTCCAAGGGAGGAAGAGCACTTATATGTGAACAGAAAGCTATTCCATTCAATTAATGTGCAAATA GTTAGCAACTCAgatctcaaaatttataatattttggcgAGATACCCGGGTAGCAGCCATGACTCTTTTGTGTGGGCTAATTCCGCCATTCGCCAGAAGCTGGCAGAATTTTGGGCTACGGGTGAGAGATGTTGGTTGCTAG GTGATTCTGGTTATCCACATGAGCCATGGCTCCATACCCCAATTTTGGATGCAGCAGAGGGCACACCCGAGGCACGTTTCACTCGCCTTCATGTGAAGGCACGTTCAGCAGTGGAACGATGCATTGGATTGTTGAAGGGAAGGTTTAGATGCCTTCTCCAAGCCAGGAAAATGGAGTATGACCCTAGCAAAGTATGCCAATTTGTCAATGCCTGCAGCGTCCTGCACAACATGTGTATGCTGGGTGGAGTTCCATATGGAGATGATGAATTCCATATGGAGGATGAAATTGATAGACCACCGCCAGTGGAACAAGGGGGTAGGGCCCTGCTTCTAGAAGCAAGAGCGGTGAGGGGAGACATTATCAGACGCCTTCAATATTAG
- the LOC124164203 gene encoding uncharacterized protein LOC124164203, whose amino-acid sequence MRFSGAKKISLYQRELMLQFMLEHLDLARGRISGPQAGLRKSELWRELTDLLNSCPTGGSKTPEKWSRSWMDWRSDTKQKAMKIRRSAQQTGGGPSTVVPLTALEEKLIAFIGETAVSGIPGIVDPLEIVTVMPDGSLPFFVEEGEASTSASTVDGSTPSTSGMPPSAKRRRICDADLDEKEERALAASEAMADAIQRIASAVEVVARNSEETRRTLEVLTASVTEMKEMIKQHLRK is encoded by the exons ATGCGTTTTTCAGGTGCTAAGAAGATATCACTCTATCAGAGGGAGTTAATGCTCCAGTTTATGCTGGAGCATTTAGACCTGGCTCGTGGCCGAATCAGTGGGCCGCAGGCAGGATTGAGGAAGTCTGAGTTGTGGAGGGAGCTCACAGATCTCCTCAATTCCTGCCCCACTGGAGGGAGTAAAACCCCGGAAAAGTGGTCAAGG TCATGGATGGACTGGAGATCAGACACGAAGCAGAAGGCCATGAAAATAAGGAGGTCGGCCCAGCAGACAGGGGGAGGGCCATCTACTGTCGTGCCACTGACTGCCCTCGAAGAAAAGCTAATTGCTTTTATCGGGGAAACGGCAGTCAGTGGCATTCCGGGAATTGTCGACCCCCTAGAG ATTGTGACAGTTATGCCCGATGGGAGCTTGCCATTTTTCGTTGAGGAGGGAGAGGCATCAACATCAGCTTCCACCGTAGATGGTTCTACCCCGTCCACCTCGGGAATGCCTCCTTCTGCAAAAAGGAGGAGGATTTGTG aCGCGGATCTCGATGAAAAGGAGGAGAGGGCCCTGGCTGCAAGCGAGGCTATGGCAGATGCTATTCAAAGAATAGCATCTGCTGTAGAGGTTGTAGCCAGAAACTCTGAGGAGACGAGGAGAACATTGGAGGTCCTCACAGCGTCTGTGACAGAGATGAAGGAAAT GATTAAACAACATCTTAGGAAGTag